The sequence AAATCAAGATGATCTGCTAAAATATATTACTGTTTCAAAAATTCCTCCGTGATTTTCATTCTTTTTAAATTCATAGAATTGATTTTTATTTAATAATTCTTTAAACTTATTAATTATGCTTTTATCAGGATCCATATTACCTTTATTTATTTGCAGCTGTATTTGTTGAATATTATTTAACAAATTATCCGAAAATAATCCAAGCAAGCTATAATATTCATTCATATCAAGATTAACTTTTAATCCAATCAAATTTTCAGAAAGATTCTTTTGTCTTATAAAACCTTCAAGACTGGCAACATTTTTAACAATAGGATTACTTTCATTAAACAAAACAAATTCAAACTTTTTCCTTTGTAAAAAATGTTTAATATTATAATAAAATTTATTTAATTTTTCCTTTTCATCAGCTATTTCAACTATCATAATTTTGTCAAAAGCCAGATCGACTGCGTTGCTTTTATAAATTTCAGAATTAGTTATCAATTTATTCACTTCCTTATGAATGGTTATCTCATTGAATTTTCCTTTTTTTGCCATCTCGGCAATCACTTCATGTAATGGGAAGCCCTTATATTTATCAGATTCTCTAATAAAAATCCGAAATAACTTTTCTTTAAGATTAGATTGTATCCATTTATAAAATCCAGAATAAAATAAGGGATATGAACTGAATAATAAAAGATAAGATAAAGCATACATCGCATCGTGCTCTTCATTATAAACAGAAGGATCAGCAAACAAAAGCAAACTTCCAGCAATAATTGAATACCATCCGAGTATTTGTGCAAAATGAGAATTCACAAGCCCGAAAGCAATTATAGAAATTATAATTCCAATATTCATTTCAGCAAGATCATAGTGCAACGGCAAAATAGCTGAGCCAAGAATCAGAACAAAAATTGACATCATCATAATATCAATTTTTTTATAAATAAATTGATAAGACCAAATTAGTGCAATACAAACAATTATCAGATCTTTTAAAATAATCCAAGAGTTTGGAAATAATTGTTTCATAAAAATCCATATTGATGCATGTTCCGGTTCTGTGACATGGTTTGAAACTAATCCTGATTGGATAATATACATAACATCCGGATAAAAAGGAACAAACCAAATGCAAGAAATTAATAAGGTTAGTATAGTATATTTGTACCCTTGGATAAGATCATGCCTGTCAGTCCTAAAAATATTGTTCGGAGTATTGATAATTAAATAAAAGCAAATTGGAAAAATAAACATTCCGACTTTCATGAATGCGATGGAACATCCAAGAAAAATTGCACTATTAATCCATTTTTTACCTCTTGCAAAATAAATAGCTAAGATCATTAATAATATTCCAAGCCCTGCATCAGCAGGAATAATAGTTCCCCACAACAAGAGTGTTGGAGAAAAGACACCCATCCCTAATATTAAAAGGAGGTTTAAAAATGTCTGTTTTATTAGCCAAAATTGCAATAGAAACAGCACGATGAGTGCTGATAATATAGCATCAACAAATGCAAAAATAATTCTATAAGATTCTAAATCTCCGGTTGTTATTTTACTTATTACACTATAGTAGATTAAGGTAAGAGGAGATCTTTTTGTGACATGAAAGTTCCATTTTTCAATATATCCATCAATTATAGCGTTATAAGAACTAAGATCAAGACGAATTTTGTCTCGCATTTCACTTCCTTCATTATAATTATATGGGTTTATTCTATATTTTACAAGCTGTCCGCCATCGATATTAAAATTCAGATCAATTGATCTTGTTTCACTTACAGGAGTATCTAAATAAAATAGTCTAACAGAGAAAGCAACAATAAATGAGAAAATAACAAGAAATAATTTTTTTCTTTTCAAAAACGAATTTAATAATTTATTCATAATTATTATTTTAAATCTTGATATCCATCTTCCATAATGCAATGAGAATTATGGAAAGTTATAATACAAAATATAAACTAAGCTGTTCCTGGTCGCATTTTTAATCTTTTTTCAAAAAATTTTTTGGTGAAGTTTTACAAGAAAATATCACTTCATCAAAATCACCGTAGCCATGTTTAATTTTCTTACATTCAAAAAAATAATTCTTGTTTAACAATTCGTTAATTTGACTGAATTTAATCCTATTAAAATACATGTCATCATTATGATTTTCCAGTTGAATATACTTAATTTTGGCTTCTGACTTATCTAAAAAAAGTCCTTCCAAACAATAATATTCATGCCCTTCTGTGTCAATTTTTAAAACATCTATATTTTCATTGAATCCGCACATCTTAATAAATTCAGACAAAGTGGTTACATTTACTGAATAACTCTTTGTAATAATTGCATCTTTATCAACACCTAATATTTTAGCTTTTTTCTTCAGGTATTCCGAATTCATGTTTAGTTCTTCAAACGAGGAAGTATAATCCAGTACATTTTCAAAAAACAACTTATCACCTACTTTATCTGATATTCCAAAATTGAAAATTTTAATATTTGCATTACCAGAATATTTTTTAACTAGTAATGAAAAAAGTTCGGGATTTGGTTCAATAGCATAAATCTTACATTCTGGATTTATTGTCAAAAAGAAATCAATACTTTGCCCCTTATTTGCACCAACATCTATTACAATATTTATTTTTTCACTCTTTTTATAGAAATCCCTCATTAGCCT comes from Bacteroidota bacterium and encodes:
- a CDS encoding FkbM family methyltransferase is translated as MKFKDVRIGLIKILIDLNEKLFFERLMRDFYKKSEKINIVIDVGANKGQSIDFFLTINPECKIYAIEPNPELFSLLVKKYSGNANIKIFNFGISDKVGDKLFFENVLDYTSSFEELNMNSEYLKKKAKILGVDKDAIITKSYSVNVTTLSEFIKMCGFNENIDVLKIDTEGHEYYCLEGLFLDKSEAKIKYIQLENHNDDMYFNRIKFSQINELLNKNYFFECKKIKHGYGDFDEVIFSCKTSPKNFLKKD
- a CDS encoding DUF190 domain-containing protein, whose translation is MNKLLNSFLKRKKLFLVIFSFIVAFSVRLFYLDTPVSETRSIDLNFNIDGGQLVKYRINPYNYNEGSEMRDKIRLDLSSYNAIIDGYIEKWNFHVTKRSPLTLIYYSVISKITTGDLESYRIIFAFVDAILSALIVLFLLQFWLIKQTFLNLLLILGMGVFSPTLLLWGTIIPADAGLGILLMILAIYFARGKKWINSAIFLGCSIAFMKVGMFIFPICFYLIINTPNNIFRTDRHDLIQGYKYTILTLLISCIWFVPFYPDVMYIIQSGLVSNHVTEPEHASIWIFMKQLFPNSWIILKDLIIVCIALIWSYQFIYKKIDIMMMSIFVLILGSAILPLHYDLAEMNIGIIISIIAFGLVNSHFAQILGWYSIIAGSLLLFADPSVYNEEHDAMYALSYLLLFSSYPLFYSGFYKWIQSNLKEKLFRIFIRESDKYKGFPLHEVIAEMAKKGKFNEITIHKEVNKLITNSEIYKSNAVDLAFDKIMIVEIADEKEKLNKFYYNIKHFLQRKKFEFVLFNESNPIVKNVASLEGFIRQKNLSENLIGLKVNLDMNEYYSLLGLFSDNLLNNIQQIQLQINKGNMDPDKSIINKFKELLNKNQFYEFKKNENHGGIFETVIYFSRSS